From a single Stomoxys calcitrans chromosome 4, idStoCalc2.1, whole genome shotgun sequence genomic region:
- the LOC131996675 gene encoding carboxypeptidase A2-like, producing MKQSISEDLDGNKKIWIDGGTHAREWISPATVTYIIHQLTSDWENQPDYIRNKSWYFMPMINPDGYMYSRSKNRLWRKNRNPHKTSTCVGVDLNRNFNTGWKTRGSSSNPCYDTYHGPSASSEKETQAVVEFVKDINDNLEAFLTFHSYSQAFIYPFGYKAAKSKHASTLQRIGNAAARLIRNKTGRTYDVGATYKILGLAGGGADDWAYEELDVKYVYTVELRDRGYYGFVLPPKQIAGAALEGYIFAKEVAKEF from the exons ATGAAGCAGAG CATTTCTGAAGATCTTGACGGGAATAAAAAAATCTGGATAGATGGCGGCACTCATGCACGAGAATGGATTTCACCAGCCACCGTCACCTACATCATACACCAGCTTACTAGCGATTGGGAAAATCAACCCGATTATATACGAAATAAATCTTGGTATTTTATGCCTATGATAAATCCAGATGGCTATATGTATAGTCGCAGCAAAAATCGTCTGTGGCGTAAAAATCGTAACCCCCACAAAACCTCCACGTGTGTGGGTGTAGATCTTAATCGCAATTTCAACACTGGTTGGAAAACCAGAGGTTCATCTTCGAATCCTTGCTATGATACATATCATGGCCCATCTGCCAGTTCCGAGAAGGAGACCCAAGCTGTGGTTGAATTTGTAAAAGATATAAATGACAATCTAGAAGCATTCTTAACCTTTCACAGTTATAGTCAAGCttttatatatccatttggatATAAAGCGGCTAAGAGTAAACATGCCAGCACTTTGCAAAGAATTGGTAATGCAGCTGCTCGCCTTATAAGAAATAAAACTGGCAGAACTTATGATGTTGGAGCTACGTATAAGATATTGGGTTTAGCTGGTGGTGGTGCAGATGATTGGGCATATGAGGAGTTGGATGTAAAATATGTCTATACCGTTGAATTGAGGGATCGTGGATACTATGGCTTTGTTTTGCCCCCAAAACAAATTGCAGGAGCAGCTTTAGAAGGttatatttttgcaaaagaaGTTGCAAAAGAATTTTGA